Below is a genomic region from Lampris incognitus isolate fLamInc1 chromosome 2, fLamInc1.hap2, whole genome shotgun sequence.
tttatttttattcctacttatttggtcttattctttcaTTGTTGTTACTTCCTCtttgctcatgtcctttggtcttattcttatttttgccttgtctggttttatttattttgtaaagcactttgtaacattattTAGAAGTCCAATGTATATAAAATAAAGTATATAatagtgctacataaataaaagttattattattatcaatatcatattatttggggttagcaatggtgtcaagACAAGGGAAAATTTGGTCTCCAGGTCTCTTTAATCTATATATTGATGCTCTatccaagcagttgaaagcctgtaacactgggtgcatgattgtCAATACCTTGGTGAatcatattatgtatgcagatgaccttgtcatccttCGTCCCTGTTGTGCTGGTCTTCAGCAGCTCTTTAATATATGTACTGTGTTATGGTGTGGCGcgtgatatcaaatacaatgctagtaagagtgttgtcatggtctgcagaaccaaagaggtcaattatctaaaatttcctgattttaaattgtctgataataatcttggtgtctctaataaggtgaaatatcttggacattttATTACagaacaaatgacagatgatgatatttataggcaatgttgcatgatgtatgcacaagcaaacatttTCTCACACAAGTTTAGTATGTGTACAGATggagtgaagatgtctctgttcagagcttattgcacaccactctatactgcacacctgtggtcaaactacaaaaaagcaagcttacagagacttCAAGTAGTTTCTAATGGTGCCATGATCATTTTACTTaagagacctagatggtgtagtgcaagtgaaatgtttgtggctgcaggagtcaatactttCCAAACTGTTTTAAGAAATCTCATGTGTAATTTTATTTGCTGGCTTGATGCCTCTGTAAATGAGATCTTCTTGGTTTTATCAAACATAAGGTTTAGTACTACACGCTACCAATACCAGCTGTGGAGACATTGGTACAGTTGTCTCTTTATAAGACATTAACATATAGTTCTTCTTTCTTAAACCATTATCTTTTATGGTGCCTTTGTAATTTATTCTATGTAATGTGctgtctgtgatggcctggcggtctgtccagggtgtctccccgcctgccgcccaatgactgctgggataggctccagcatccccgcaaccctgagagcaggacaagcggtttggataatggatggatggatgtcctgtCTTTTATCTGGACCCTGAGTCTGAAATACAGTTGGATTGAGTTGATGCAGGAGCAGTGAATCTGCAGGTTTTCCCCAGCGTATTCTTTACATGGTGTTTTCATGTGTTTTGGGGCAATATTAGCCAGCTGTGACATGTTTAGCTTGTTTTCTTGTCTTTGGTGTCAACAGTTTCTATCTTCTATATAACCCGACCATCTTCACAGTGAAGGTCTATCAGTGTCGAAGATCTCTGTCAGTGTCGTCCCAACGTGTCCCATAGAACGACACGTGTTCCCTTTAATCCAATACTACGTCAGCTGATGTCATTAATTACTTATGCTTTCTAATTAACATGTTACAGACTTGTGAATCTATTTCTTTGTTTGTGTTAAACTAAAACCTGGATGTGGCCTTGGAACCGTTTCATGTGTTCAGAGCCATGTTAAAAAGCTCTGACAGCGGCAGACAGAAAAAACCATTTCATGACTTTTAGAGGCAAAGAAAATATTTGAAATATGATTAATAGTGAGATTAGGGGcacccaggtggcgtggtggtctacttcgttgcctaccaacacggggatcgctggtttgaatccccatgttacctctggcttggtcgggcatccctacagacacaattggccgtgtctgcaggtgggaagccggatgtgggtatgtgtcctggtcgctgcactagtgcctcctctggtcggtcgaggcacctgttcggggggaggaggacctggggggaatagcatgatcctcccacgcgctacgtccccctggtgaaacgcctcactgtcaggcaaaaagaagcggctggcgactccacatgaatcggaggaggcatgtggcagtctgcagccctccccgggtcagcagaggggggtggagcagcgaccaggacagcccagaagagtggggtaattggccaagtacaattggggagaaaaataaaaaaaataaatcgtgAGATTTAGAGCTGCTCTGTTACTTTTTTGAAGATTACAATTAATTCCTATCCCAAACACACAGAAAACAGAGAATTTAGACAAATATGAATACTTCACATTGCCGGCCTCGTCCTGTCCCATTTAATCAGATGTGTGGGACAAATGTCTGTTTATCTCTACATGTTCATCTCTACATGGCGACAGATCACACTTCTCTACCACTTCACTGGAGAAAATAGAGTCTTCATAGCTATCTGTATGAATAAACCAGCATGAAGCCCAGGATAAGTTCTCTGCATATAAACCAAAGTGCTACAAAAGGACCTGACTTCAACACGAACGTCCATAAGAACAGATTACAGGCCGGTGCTTTCCGCTTCCTTCATGTCCATCAGAGTCATTTTTTCTCAGTGTATTCTTCATTACTGGATTTGGAGGATTTGTTCTGGATCTTCCTCAGGTTCTGTCGGACTCTGACAAACTCCAGCAGCTGCGCCTCCTCCCGGACCTGCTCCTCCTGCTGTCTCTCCTGCTGACAGGGAGAACAAAGCATTCGTATCAGTATTCCACATTCCCTCTTTCTCCGGCAGAAACCCAGACTGGTTCAGTTCACGTTAAGATGTCTGAAATATGaagttaattaagtttcctttattaatccccttggggaaattcagttactgcaaattaacccatcctagctgtgagctgtgtcgctaggagcagtgggctgctgccttcatgctgcgcccggggaccaactccagttctcttcccattgcctcggtcaggggcacagacaggagtataaaccctgacatgcatgtttctcctgatggtgggggaaaccagagcacccggagaaaactcaccgcagacacgggcaaaacatgcaaactccacacagaggatgtcctgggatgacccccaagtttggacaaccctggggttcaaacccaggaccttcttgctgtgaggcgacagcactcaccactgcgccaccgtgccgcccaaacatCTGAGATCCTAAACCGAATTGGGTTCGTCTGTTGTTTCGACGCTGTTTTGAGTCGATGTGCAGTGACGCCTATTGTCCCACCAACAGAGTGAAGTGTCCGTTCTGTGATGAGCGGATGAGTTACCTCCTGCTGTTTCCGCTGGCGTCTGAGCAGAACCTCCTCCAgaggagtcctgctctgctgctgctcctcccgCTCACtctgctccctcctcctcctctccaggaCCCGCTGCAGCTCCAGCTTGCTGCTCAGCACCAGACCCCTGGACCAGAGACGAGACAAGGGCGACGACGTGAGACGAGGTGACACAAGATGTAAAATGAGATTAGATGAAGTAAGACAAGGGAGGAGATAGTACTACAGTGTCATGAAAAAGCATTCACCCCCTCCCTCATGGGGGTTAAGttccccttcctgatttcctctatttttgcatatttgtcacacttcATGCTTTCAgagcttcatacaaaatgtaatataaaaGGAAGAGGTCCTCGAGAATATAGTTTTTAAATGATAATGTtatttatttaaggaaaaaagttatccaacaccaactgacccagtgtgaaaaagtaattgcccccttagttgGTCAATCAACCAATTAACCAAATTTAATTGATCATTGGATTCAATTAGAGCAGACACACCCGGGTTTGATGATGACTGCCAGCCCTTTTGAATCTTGACATGACTTATATAAAACCTCACCATCAACATAaagtaggctacaaggtctcGACAAGCAGCACACTATACTGCCATCAGAAGCCCttccagaagagatgaggagaaaGGTTGTTGAGACATGTCGgtctggaaagggttacaaagcGATTCTAAGACTCtaggactccagcgaaccacagtgagacccATCGTCTCCAAACAGAGAAAACTTGGAAAAGTGGTGAATCTTCCCAGGAGAAGCCGGCCGACCCAATTTCCTCCAAGggtgcagcgacgactcatcctggaagtcacaaaaaaaaaacccatgacAACATCTAAAGAGCTGCAGGCCTTAGCCTCAGCTAAGGTCATCATTCACGAGTCGACAGTAAGAAAGAGACGGGACAAAAATGGACTTTTCATGGGAGAGTTGCAAGGCGCAAACCACTGCTAGCTGAGCAAAACATTAGTGCTCGTCTCACattggaaaaaagaaaacaaaacaaaaacacattgatgaccCCCAAACATTTTGAGATGACGTTCTGTGGACAGATGAGTTAAAAAGTGGATTTTTTTTGGAAGGCACGGGTCCCGTTATGTCTGGCGTAAAGCAAACACAGCATTTCCCAATAAGGACATCATACCAACCGTCAAACGTGGTGACGGTACTGTGATGATGTGGGGGATGCTTTGCTGTCTTAGGGCCTGGAAGATTTGCCATGACTgaagaaccatgaattctgctctctaccagaaaattctgaaggagaatgtcGAGTCATCCGTCTGCGATCTGAAGATGAAGTGTAATCGGGTCATgtagcaggacaatgatccagaacacaagagtaagtccacctcagaatggctcaagagaaacaaaattaaggttttggagtggcctagtcaaagtcctgacttgaaccccgTCCAGATGCCATGGCAGGACCTTAAACGAGCAGTTCATGCTCGATTACCCTCCAATGTTgctgaattacagcaattctgcaaagaagagtggGCCAGAATTCCCCCACGGCGATTTGAAAGACTGAGCTCCAGTTACAGGAAGTGtttggttgcagttgttgctgctaaaggtgGCACAGCCAGTTATTAAGTTCAgaggggcaattactttttcacatgggtGTTATGGGTATTGGATAACTTATGTCCTTAAATAAATGAAATGATCGTTTAAAATGGTATTTTGTGTTTATTCAGGTTCTTCTTGccttatattacattttgtatgaagatctgaaaccattcagtgtgagaaatatgaaaaaatagaggaaatcagggaGGGGAAATTAACCCCCatgaggaaatgtgtgtgtgtgtgtgtgtgtgtgtgtgttggtgtgtgtgtgtgtgtgtgtgtgtgtgtgtgtgtgtgtgtgtgtgtgtgtgtgtgtgtgtgtgtgtgtgtgtgtgtgtgcatgctatcGTCTAGCTAGCTGAATGTGACCAGGAGTGTGTTGCGATATGAAgtccatatacactcactggccactttattaggtacaccttgctagtaccgggttggacccccttttgccttcagaactgccttaatccttcgtggcatagattcaacaaggtactggaaacattcctcagagagtttggtccatattgacatgatagcatcatgcagttgctgcagatttgtcggctgcacatccatgatgcgaatctcccagtccaccacatcccaaaggtgctctattggattgagatctggtgactgtggaggccatttgagtacagtgaactcattgtcatgttcaagaaaccagtctgagatgattcgagctttatgacatggcgcgttatcctgctggaagtagccatcagaagatgggaacactgtggtcataaagggatggacatggtcagcaacaatactcaggtaggctgtggcgttgacacgatgctcaattggtactaaggggcccaaagtgtgccaagaaaatatcccccacaccattacaccaccaccaccagcctgaaccgttgatacaaggcaggatggatccatgctttcatgttgttgacgccaaattctgaccctaccatccgaatgtcgcagcagaaatcgagactcatcagaccaggcaacgtttttccaatcttctattgtccaattttggtgagcctgtgcgaattgtagcctcagtttcctgttcttagctgacaggagtggcacccggtgtggtcttctgctgctggagcccatctgcctcaaggttcgacgtgttgtgcgttcagagatgctcttctgcatacctcggttgtaatgagtggttatttgagctactgttgcctttctgtcagctcgaaccagtctggccattctcctctgacctctggcatcaacaaggcattttcgcccacagaactgccgctcactggatattttctctttttcggaccattctctgtaaaccctagagatggttgtgcgtgaaaatcccagtagatcagcagtttctgaaatactcagaccagcccggctggcaccaacaaccatgccacgttcaaagtcacttaaatcacctttctaccccattctgatgctcggtttcaactgcagcagatcgtcttgaccatgtctacatgcctaaatgcattgagttgctgccatgtgattggctgattagaaatttgcgttaacgagcagttggacaggtgtgcctaataaagtggccggtgagtgtagatccACATTAGTATTGGAGCAGATCAATAACGCATTATCAGAGCCCATTTCACAAAGTTGAACTGAGATTCACCCCAAGTTCACAGGGAAGTCATGACTTCTGCGAGCATCGACTGTACGACACACAAGTGACCTGGGTATCAAGGCTCGTCTTCAAATCCAGGTTAATGGAGGTTTCATCTTACAGGATCACGGATCATCTTAGAACCGTCTTAAATCTGTTCAGCTGATTGATGCATGGTTGGTGAACACGCCAGTCTTCCTCCTTCTAGCTCCAGAAGCCGTAAAGTCCAAAAACAATCATTCAGTGCTTTAGAGTCGTTTACATGCCATCATTAAAGCGGATGGAAGACATTTGCCTTGGTGACCCACGGAGATGGACTGTGTTCTGGCACATTTAGAGAAAATCCATGATGGCTATAGCCCCTCCAGTATAGACATGAGGCACGAGGTTAAAAATTGGGGCTTTATTCCTCTATCGGACCGACCTGTGAGAACTCGTAGGCTGcttcccagatagcagacacatttgggcctaatctggggcacttttggtacttacggctcagttacgacACTGGCAACTGTTggttgggccagatgtggcccaaatgtaatgaaccaggcttgacttggattacagcacatactatgtgggccagatgtggcccaaatgtaatgagccAGGCTTGACTTTAGTTAAGGCACATGCTGTGTGGGCCAGAAGAGGCCCAAATGTCATGACCCTGAGTCAACgacgtcattcaaggccaaatgtgggccgtaagataattgcacatgtgggccatatttgggccccAGATTCTTTGCCATCTGGGTTACTAGTTAAGAGGGGCCAAATCCTGCTTgtttcttccttcttcttttcTAAGGTCTTGCCATTGTTATTTTGGTGCTTTTGCGTTTTGCTTGCAAGGTGTTTGGTTTTATTAATTACGTGCGGAACACTGAAGTGGCAGGAATTATTTCCGCCTCTAGGACTACTTTATATCATAGGTAGGAACTAAAAAATAGCCCAAAAGGTGCCAAACTAGAAACTTAACTGACAATGTGAGGCAATTACAACGGTCACATGTCAGGTTTGAGCTCTGACACTGATGTCAGCAAACAAACAGCAGTGTAACAGGGGGTTTACTGGGTCAGAGGTCATCAACGCTGTGATACGGGTGGCCAGGACAGTTCATAGCGTCAGAGAAATATTTGTCTGGACATTCCTGTGGGAACGTGATGAGATGCAGAACTCCCATTCAGGTCCATCTCTGTTCACATATCACTTTACATGCCAGGCGACTCCAAGATGGCGGGTCGGGGTGTGatgtcagagagagaaagagagacactcATGTATTCTTCATGAAGGCAGAGTTTGGAGAGAAGTCTCTGGAGAAAGCTGTTTAATTATGGGCACTAAAGTTAACACAAGACTGCAAATTTATTATTTCATAAGCAACGGTGAGACAAACCTGTCCTACTCATGTTGTCTGACATATCCTACATCACAACAGTCCGACATAACCATGTCCTACATAACTATACATAACTATGTCCTACATCACAACTGTCCTACATAACTATGTCATACATAACTATACATAACTATGTCCTACATCACAACTGTCCTACATAAATATGTCATACATAACTATACATAACTATGTCCTAAATCACAACTGTCCTACATAACTATGTAGCAAAGTCAGAGAATGTAGACATCATATCGTCTCTTCTTTAAAATAACAAACGACCTCTTTTTACAGTATTGGTTCATTTGTGGTCGTGGTTCCTACTTTCTGTGGGCCAGCAGCAGTTCCTTGTGGAGCTCCTGGTGACTCCTCGACGTCCTGACGGGTTTAAAGGAACCTGAGGAGGTCTCAGCTGAACCGCCGGGCTTGAAATCAGCCATGACGTCATTATCTATGGAAAAATGACTGTGGATTAGATCATTAGATCGTTAAATCAGGGAGTCCCATAGTGTGGTGCCTGTGCAGCTCGTCTAACGGATCCTCGTTTTCTCCGTCTTATCGGTTTCTGAGCCCATGCGTGCGTCGTTCTCTTTGTTCTTTATGAGGGGTATCGTGTGTAACTTTGTTGCAATTTGATTCAAATACCGGCGTTCTAATTTCCATAACCGCTCTGTTGTGTATGATTAATTATAATTTAAACTTGATGCAATTTTTCTTAAATGCGGCTCATTT
It encodes:
- the si:ch211-218o21.4 gene encoding actin-associated protein FAM107A; the protein is MADFKPGGSAETSSGSFKPVRTSRSHQELHKELLLAHRKGLVLSSKLELQRVLERRRREQSEREEQQQSRTPLEEVLLRRQRKQQEQERQQEEQVREEAQLLEFVRVRQNLRKIQNKSSKSSNEEYTEKK